The Bos indicus x Bos taurus breed Angus x Brahman F1 hybrid chromosome 3, Bos_hybrid_MaternalHap_v2.0, whole genome shotgun sequence genome includes a window with the following:
- the IL6R gene encoding interleukin-6 receptor subunit alpha, whose product MLAVRCALLTALLAASGTALVLKGCPALEVASDVLTSVPGANVTLTCPGGGPEDNATVHWVLRDQMTGSHHGRPAGVGRRLLLQSVQLSDSGNYSCYREDHPAGSVRLVVDVPPEKPQISCIQKSPLSRVNCEWSPRSPPSLTTKAVLLVKKFPKQVFQEPCQYSPESQRFSCQLAVPEGDSSFYVLSLCVANSAGNKSSNPLGFDGYKLLQPDPPVNITVSAVDRNPRWLSVTWQDPPSWNSYYYRLQFELRYRTERSETFTTLMLKDPQYHCIINDAWSGMRHVVQLRAQEEFGNGLWSEWSPEVTGTPWTESRSSTTTKLPTSTQAPTTTEDNENIFSKDSAKTTSLPVQDSTSVPLPAFLVAGGSLAFGTLLCIGIILRFKKTGKLQALKEGKTSAHPSYSLGQLVPERPKPTPALVPLISPPVSPSSLESDNTSRNSRPDAKGPGSPYDVSNRDYFFPR is encoded by the exons AGGTGGCGAGCGATGTGCTGACCAGCGTGCCAGGGGCCAATGTCACCCTGACCTGCCCAGGTGGGGGACCAGAGGACAATGCCACAGTTCACTGGGTGCTCAGGGATCAGATGACAGGCTCGCACCACGGCAGACCGGCTGGCGTGGGAAGGCGGCTGCTTTTGCAGTCCGTGCAGCTCAGCGACTCCGGAAACTATTCATGCTACCGGGAAGACCACCCAGCTGGGAGCGTGCGCTTGGTGGTGGATG TTCCCCCGGAGAAgccccagatctcctgcatccaGAAGAGCCCCCTCAGTAGAGTGAATTGTGAGTGGAGTCCTCGGAGCCCTCCATCCCTTACCACCAAGGCCGTGTTACTGGTGAAAAAGTT TCCGAAGCAAGTCTTCCAGGAGCCCTGCCAGTATTCCCCCGAGTCCCAGCGCTTCTCCTGCCAGTTGGCTGTCCCTGAGGGAGATAGCTCTTTCTACGTATTGTCCCTGTGTGTCGCCAACAGTGCCGGGAACAAGTCCAGCAACCCCCTAGGATTTGACGGCTACAAACTCC TACAGCCCGACCCACCCGTCAACATCACAGTCAGCGCCGTGGACAGAAACCCCCGCTGGCTCAGTGTCACCTGGCAGGACCCCCCCTCCTGGAACTCATATTACTACAGGCTACAGTTTGAGCTCCGATACCGGACTGAACGGTCAGAGACATTCACAACACTGAtg CTGAAGGATCCGCAGTACCACTGCATCATCAATGATGCCTGGAGTGGCATGAGGCATGTGGTGCAGCTTCGGGCGCAGGAGGAATTTGGGAATGGCTTGTGGAGCGAGTGGAGCCCCGAGGTCACCGGCACCCCTTGGACAG AGTCCAGGAGTTCTACTACGACCAAGCTGCCCACCTCCACGCAG GCACCTACTACTACtgaagataatgaaaatattttctccaaagatTCTGCAAAAACAACCAGCCTCCCAG tgcaAGATTCTACTTCGGTACCACTGCCCGCATTCCTGGTGGCTGGAGGAAGCCTGGCCTTTGGGACCCTCCTCTGCATCGGCATCATCCTGAG gTTCAAGAAGACGGGGAAACTGCAGGCTCTGAAAGAAGGCAAGACAAGTGCACACCCGTCGTATTCTTTGGGCCAGCTGGTTCCTGAGAGGCCCAAGCCTACCCCAGCGCTTGTCCCCCTCATCTCCCCACCGGTGTCCCCCAGCAGCCTTGAATCTGACAACACATCGAGGAACAGCCGGCCGGATGCTAAGGGCCCTGGAAGCCCTTATGACGTCAGCAACAGAGACTACTTCTTCCCCAGATAA